The genomic interval GACCGTCAAGCTGCTCGTGCTGCCGGTGCTGCTCTATCATTTCGAGCGCTCGTCGCGCGGACACCTCGTGTTCATCGCCTTCCTGGTCTCCTGTGCGCTGCTGTCGGTGATGTCGTGGCTGGTCGCTTTCTATCCGGGCCTGTCCATGAAGCCCGATTTCGAGCGCGGCATCTTCGTCAAGAACTACATCGACCAGAGCCAGGAATTCACGCTCTGCGCGGTGGCGCTCGCCTATCCGATCGTGCTGCTGCTGCGCGAGAAGAGGTTCTGGCTCGCGGGTCTGTTGACGGCGGTCGCGCTGAGCTTCCTCGCCAACATGGCCTTCGTGGTGGTCTCGCGCACCGCGCTCGTCACCGTGCCGATCATGCTGGCGGTCTTTGCGCTGCTTCACCTGAAATGGCGCAGCATCCTCATCATTGCCGGCGCGCTTGTCGCGATATCGCTGCTTGCCTGGCAAACCTCGTCTCAGTTGCGCAACACCGTGGAAACCTTCTCAAGCCAGTACCGGCTCTACAAGGAGCAGGGCATCTCGACGTCGGTCGGGCTGCGGCTCGAATTCTGGCGGAAATCGCTCGGCTTCTTCGCGGAGGCGCCGATCAAGGGGCATGGAACCGGATCGACCCGGAGGCTGTTCGAGCTGGCCGCGACCGGTGACCGCGACCAGGCCTCCAGCGAAATCATCGGCAATCCCCATAACCAGACCCTGAACGTCGCGGTGCAGTGGGGTGTCATCGGCGTGGTGATTCTCTACGCCATATGGATGCTCCATCTCCTGCTGTTTCGCGGCGATGGGCTCGGCAACTGGATCGGACTCCTGGTCGTGGTCCAGAACATCTTCACCTCGCTGTTCAATTCCCATTTGTTCGATTTCCACGAGGGGTGGATGTACGTGCTCGGCGTCGGCATAGCCGGGGGAATGGTCCTCGGGGCGCGGCGTGCCGATCCTGCTGTGGGGGAAGGCGGTTCCTGACACCCTGATTGCTGGCAAGTGGCGGCCAGATGGGCTATCAGCGCGGTCAGGTTGGGGATAACTGGATACATATCGATCGGCGGATGACGCGGATTTCGCATCTCACCTTGCGCAATTTCATGATTGCGCTCCACGACCTGCTTGCGACGGCAGCGGCGCTGTTTGCCGCGTTCTATCTGCGCTTCGAAGGCGGCGACGGCTTCTTCATCCGCCTGCCGCTGCTGCTGAAGATCCTGCCCTATTTCCTCGTCTTCAGCGTGGTCGTGTTCTTCGTCTTCAATCTGACCACCACGAAATGGCGCTTCATCTCGCTGCCGGATGCGCTGAACATCATCCGCGTCTCGACCGTGTTGACGGTCGCGCTCCTGGTACTCGACTACATCTTCGTCGCGCCCAATGTTCACGGCACCTTCTTCCTCGGCAAGGTGACCATCGTCCTCTACTGGTTCCTTGAAATCACCTTCCTGAGCGCGCTGCGGCTGACCTACCGCTATTTCCGCTATACGCGCGTGCGGCGTCACGCCAGGACCGAGGATGCGGCGCCGACGCTGCTGATCGGCCGCGCCGCGGATGCCGAGGTGCTGCTGCGCGGCATCGAGAGCGGTGCCATCAAGCGCATCTGGCCGGTCGGCGTGCTGTCGCCGTCCGCTTCCGATCGCGGGCAGTCGATCCGCAACGTGCCGGTGCTCGGGAGCATCGACGACATCGAGGATGTGACTACCGACTACGCCAAGCGGAACAAGCCGATCAAGCGCGCGGTGATGACGCCGTCGGCATTCGCGCCGGAGGCGCATCCCGAATCCGTGCTGATGCGGGCGCGGCGGCTCGGCCTGATCGTCAGCCGTATGCCATCGCTGGAAAGCGGGGACACGCCGCGGCTCACCTCCGTCGCGGTCGAGGACCTGCTGCTGCGTCCGAGCGAGACGATCGACTATGCGCGGCTGGAAGCCCTGATCCAGGGCAAGGCCGTGATCGTCACCGGCGGCGGCGGTTCGATCGGCTCGGAGATCTGCGAGCGCGTGGTCGCCTTCGGCGCGGCCCGCCTCCTGATCATCGAGCATTCCGAGCCGGCGCTGTACGCGATCACCGAGGCGCTCGCCGAGCACGGCACCAGTGCCGCCGTCGAGGGGCGTATCGCCGATATCCGCGATCGCGAGCGCGTCGTGCGGCTGATGGCCGAGTTCAAGCCGGACATCGTGTTCCATGCCGCGGCGCTCAAGCACGTGCCGATCCTGGAACGCGACTGGAGCGAAGGGGTCAAGACCAACATTTTCGGCTCGATCAACGTCGCCGATGCAGCGCTCGCAGCCGGCGCCGAGGCGATGGTGATGATCTCGACCGACAAGGCGATCGAGCCGGTCTCGATGCTGGGTCTCACCAAGCGCTTCGCCGAGATGTATTGCCAGGCGCTCGACCACGATCTCTCCATGCAGACCGGCGGCAGGCCGCCGATGCGGCTGATCTCGGTCAGGTTCGGCAACGTGCTGGCGTCGAACGGCTCGGTCGTGCCGAAATTCAAGGCACAAATCGAGGCCGGCGGCCCGGTGACCGTCACGCATCCCGACATGGTTCGCTACTTCATGACCATCCGCGAGGCCTGCGACCTCGTGATCACGGCGGCGACGCATGCGCTTGCCGCGGCGCGCTCGAACGTCTCGGTCTATGTGCTCAACATGGGCCAGCCCGTGAAGATCGTCGATCTCGCCGAGCGCATGATCCGGCTGTCGGGGCTGCAGCCCGGCTACGACATCGAGATCGTGTTCACCGGCATGCGGCCGGGCGAACGGCTGAACGAGATCCTGTTCGCCTCCGAAGAGCCGACGGTCGAGATCGGGGTCGCCGGCATCATGGCCGCGCGGCCCAACGAGCCGCCGATGCTGACCCTGCGCAAGTGGATCTCGGCGCTCGAACAGGCGATCGCGCGCGACGATCGCGCGACCATCCGCTCGATTCTGAAGGACGCCGTTCCGGAATTCGGGTCGACCGCGGCCTGATCATGCTGTCTTCGGGAAAGATCGTCGTCGCGAGCCAGCACTATCCGCCTGACCCGAGCACGACGGCGGCGATCATGGCGGAGATCGCCTGCCGCATCGCTCTCGAGCACGACGTGTTGGTGCTATCGGGCACGCCCGGTGCCGTGCCTGCGGGTGGACCAGGCCGGCCGCGCGTCGTCGTCGTGAAGAACCGGATGACGCAAAAGGCCGCGCTGGTCCGGCGCGCGTCGGCCGAGCTCTTGTTTGCGATGCGGACGTTCTTCGCGCTGGCACGCGAGCTAAGACGCGGCGACGTGGTGCTCACCGTGACCGCGCCGTTCATGCTACCTTACGCGGTCGTCGCCGCCGCCAGATTGAAAGGCGCGCGG from Bradyrhizobium arachidis carries:
- a CDS encoding O-antigen ligase; this encodes MTTLARETTFTMLLRRLRSPSAWSDTVDVFAILTAASLPWSTSLAAIFNAALLVCMVPFLDVRSFVQSLKRPICAAPIALFLLALVGTLWSDAPWGARFYAVNPTVKLLVLPVLLYHFERSSRGHLVFIAFLVSCALLSVMSWLVAFYPGLSMKPDFERGIFVKNYIDQSQEFTLCAVALAYPIVLLLREKRFWLAGLLTAVALSFLANMAFVVVSRTALVTVPIMLAVFALLHLKWRSILIIAGALVAISLLAWQTSSQLRNTVETFSSQYRLYKEQGISTSVGLRLEFWRKSLGFFAEAPIKGHGTGSTRRLFELAATGDRDQASSEIIGNPHNQTLNVAVQWGVIGVVILYAIWMLHLLLFRGDGLGNWIGLLVVVQNIFTSLFNSHLFDFHEGWMYVLGVGIAGGMVLGARRADPAVGEGGS
- a CDS encoding SDR family NAD(P)-dependent oxidoreductase, yielding MTRISHLTLRNFMIALHDLLATAAALFAAFYLRFEGGDGFFIRLPLLLKILPYFLVFSVVVFFVFNLTTTKWRFISLPDALNIIRVSTVLTVALLVLDYIFVAPNVHGTFFLGKVTIVLYWFLEITFLSALRLTYRYFRYTRVRRHARTEDAAPTLLIGRAADAEVLLRGIESGAIKRIWPVGVLSPSASDRGQSIRNVPVLGSIDDIEDVTTDYAKRNKPIKRAVMTPSAFAPEAHPESVLMRARRLGLIVSRMPSLESGDTPRLTSVAVEDLLLRPSETIDYARLEALIQGKAVIVTGGGGSIGSEICERVVAFGAARLLIIEHSEPALYAITEALAEHGTSAAVEGRIADIRDRERVVRLMAEFKPDIVFHAAALKHVPILERDWSEGVKTNIFGSINVADAALAAGAEAMVMISTDKAIEPVSMLGLTKRFAEMYCQALDHDLSMQTGGRPPMRLISVRFGNVLASNGSVVPKFKAQIEAGGPVTVTHPDMVRYFMTIREACDLVITAATHALAAARSNVSVYVLNMGQPVKIVDLAERMIRLSGLQPGYDIEIVFTGMRPGERLNEILFASEEPTVEIGVAGIMAARPNEPPMLTLRKWISALEQAIARDDRATIRSILKDAVPEFGSTAA